Proteins from a single region of Carassius gibelio isolate Cgi1373 ecotype wild population from Czech Republic chromosome A5, carGib1.2-hapl.c, whole genome shotgun sequence:
- the spra gene encoding sepiapterin reductase a, producing MSAVSGFGKALVIITGASKGFGRALALSIAPRLAAGSVLILAARSDDRLQELRADLSRGESGLTVRCVAADLGCQAGVDRVIDEIRDIHPDIHHLLLFNNAASLGDVSRYCHDFTDVDEVNSYLSLNVSSALCLTAGVLRALPQRTGLTRVIVNVSSLCALQPFPSWVLYCSGKAARDMMFRVLAEEEPDLRVLNYAPGPLDTDMQLQARSSSADDALRNSFSDMHAQGQLLTCEQSINKLIKVLLEDKYTSGAHLDFYDL from the exons ATGAGCGCTGTATCGGGTTTCGGTAAAGCGCTGGTCATCATCACCGGAGCGTCGAAGGGCTTCGGCCGGGCTCTGGCTCTGTCCATCGCGCCTCGTCTGGCAGCGGGCTCGGTTCTGATCCTCGCGGCCCGATCCGATGACAGACTGCAGGAGCTGAGAGCGGATCTGTCCCGCGGCGAGTCCGGGCTCACGGTCCGATGCGTCGCAGCTGATTTAGGGTGTCAGGCGGGTGTAGATAGAGTGATCGACGAGATCAGAGACATCCATCCGGACATCCATCATCTGCTGCTCTTCAATAATGCAG CTTCTCTTGGGGATGTGTCGCGGTACTGTCATGATTTCACGGATGTGGATGAGGTGAACTCGTACCTGTCGCTGAATGTGAGCTCTGCGCTCTGTCTGACCGCGGGAGTTCTGCGCGCGCTCCCGCAGCGCACTGGCCTGACGCGCGTCATTGTCAACGTCAGCTCGCTGTGTGCACTCCAGCCCTTCCCGTCCTGGGTTCTGTACTGCAGCGGGAAAGCGGCCCGGGACATGATGTTCCGCGTGCTGGCGGAGGAAGAACCGGATCTCAGAGTCCTGAACTACGCACCAG GGCCTCTGGACACAGACATGCAGCTGCAGGCGAGGAGCAGCTCTGCAGACGACGCTCTGAGGAACTCCTTCAGCGACATGCACGCTCAGGGTCAGCTGCTCACCTGTGAGCAGTCCATCAACAAACTCATCAAGGTCCTGCTGGAGGACAAATACACCTCAGGAGCACATCTGGACTTCTATGATTTATAG